Proteins from one Bradyrhizobium amphicarpaeae genomic window:
- a CDS encoding ATP-binding cassette domain-containing protein: MDMRLSNRAVLEVRGLTKRFGGLTAVKNLGFEVNSGEIFGLIGPNGSGKSTAMKSVMGIERPTAGEVIFEGENVAGLPAHKIARKGFGMVFQHSRPLNRQTVLENILVALLPDSLLMLFPDKALVERAKWIAERVGLGDVMHRRPPTLPFADLRRLELAKAIARDPKVVLVDEPFAGLTRAEVDIFSDLIRSFRDEGRAVMLVDHNVKSVAALVDRVLAMYLGEEIVTGKAEDVMKNETVRRVYLGGAIETHARPETSFKDKVPLLQVENVSVFYGKAQALESVSIHVHEGEFVSIVGLNGAGKTTLFNTISGFLPYNGEIVRGGEKLRGTSPAKIARSGLVQCPESRELFGEMSVRENLDLGGQHLADDQRATQLAWLFELFPILKERQGQMAQTLSGGEQQMLAIGRALMMQPQILILDEPTLGLAPVILEQLSKALTKLRQTTSITVLLGEQNVTFALPHADRVYVLEHARIVWEGDPGRFASEAGADFL, from the coding sequence ATGGATATGAGGCTTTCAAACCGTGCCGTGCTCGAAGTCCGCGGACTGACCAAGCGCTTCGGTGGCCTGACCGCGGTGAAGAACCTCGGCTTCGAGGTCAACAGCGGTGAGATCTTCGGCCTGATCGGACCCAACGGCTCGGGCAAATCGACCGCGATGAAGAGCGTGATGGGGATCGAGCGCCCGACCGCGGGCGAGGTGATCTTCGAGGGCGAAAACGTCGCCGGCCTGCCTGCGCACAAGATCGCGCGCAAGGGCTTTGGCATGGTGTTCCAGCACTCGCGCCCGCTGAACCGGCAGACGGTGCTGGAGAACATTCTGGTCGCGCTGCTGCCGGACAGCCTGTTGATGCTGTTTCCCGACAAGGCCCTGGTCGAGCGCGCCAAATGGATCGCCGAGCGAGTCGGGCTCGGCGACGTGATGCACCGCCGCCCGCCGACGCTTCCTTTCGCGGATTTGCGCCGGCTCGAGCTTGCGAAGGCGATCGCACGCGATCCCAAGGTCGTGCTGGTGGACGAGCCGTTCGCCGGACTGACGCGCGCCGAGGTCGATATCTTCTCCGATCTGATCCGCAGCTTCCGCGACGAGGGCCGCGCGGTGATGCTGGTCGATCACAACGTCAAGAGCGTCGCAGCACTCGTCGACCGGGTGCTCGCGATGTATCTCGGCGAGGAGATCGTCACCGGCAAGGCCGAAGACGTCATGAAGAACGAGACCGTCCGCCGGGTCTATCTCGGCGGCGCCATCGAGACCCATGCCCGGCCGGAGACCAGCTTCAAGGACAAGGTACCGCTGCTCCAGGTCGAAAATGTGAGCGTGTTCTATGGCAAGGCGCAGGCGCTGGAGAGCGTCTCGATCCATGTTCACGAGGGCGAATTCGTCTCGATCGTAGGCCTCAACGGCGCCGGCAAGACCACGCTGTTCAACACCATCTCCGGCTTCCTGCCCTACAACGGCGAGATCGTGCGCGGCGGAGAGAAGCTGCGCGGCACCAGCCCGGCGAAAATCGCCCGCAGCGGCCTCGTGCAGTGCCCGGAATCGCGCGAACTGTTCGGCGAGATGAGCGTGCGGGAGAATCTGGATCTCGGCGGGCAGCATCTCGCCGATGACCAGCGCGCCACCCAGCTTGCCTGGCTGTTCGAGCTGTTTCCGATCCTGAAGGAGCGCCAGGGCCAGATGGCACAGACGCTTTCCGGCGGCGAGCAGCAGATGCTGGCGATCGGCCGTGCGCTGATGATGCAGCCGCAGATCCTGATCCTGGACGAGCCGACGCTGGGCCTTGCCCCCGTCATCCTCGAGCAATTGTCCAAGGCGCTGACGAAGCTGCGGCAGACCACGTCGATCACCGTGCTGCTCGGCGAGCAGAACGTCACCTTCGCGCTGCCGCATGCCGACCGTGTCTACGTGCTCGAGCACGCGCGGATCGTCTGGGAGGGCGACCCCGGCCGCTTCGCAAGCGAGGCCGGCGCCGATTTTCTGTAA
- a CDS encoding ABC transporter substrate-binding protein yields MRPSFPSSSFLASALALCLAAPAYAQSNDPIKIGVIAEVQSIAGAATPGGAQIAADEINAKGGILGRKVEIVTYDNKSSSADSVRAFQRAVSEDKVSAVIASYISEVVLALEPWAARLKMPLITPGAASNEITKAIHNDYEKNKYTFHGYLTSAAQAQIVCDAAKELLVDKLKFKTVAIMSEDAAWTKPLDVGYEACLPKAGLKVVEHVRFSPDTTDFTPIFNNIESKKPDVIVTGISHVGVQPTVQWKNQQVPIPMFGISAQALSPTFWKDTNGAADGVPSLAVATPDVAVTSKTKPFAAAFKAKFGSPPAYTGYTAYDEVYMITDAIKRAGSTDPDKMVTELEKTDYEGTIGKIQFYGKNDEFTHGIKSGPGTVTGLVFQWQDSKQVVVWPEKIAEGKLKFPNFVKLSQ; encoded by the coding sequence ATGCGACCATCTTTTCCGAGCAGCAGCTTCCTCGCGTCCGCGCTGGCACTTTGCCTTGCCGCGCCCGCCTATGCGCAATCGAACGATCCGATCAAGATCGGCGTCATCGCGGAAGTGCAGTCGATCGCCGGCGCGGCGACGCCGGGCGGGGCGCAGATCGCGGCCGACGAGATCAACGCCAAGGGAGGCATCCTCGGCCGCAAGGTCGAGATCGTCACCTATGACAACAAGAGCTCCTCGGCCGATTCGGTGCGCGCCTTCCAGCGCGCGGTGAGCGAGGACAAGGTGTCGGCGGTGATCGCAAGCTACATCTCCGAGGTCGTGCTGGCTCTGGAGCCCTGGGCGGCGCGGCTGAAGATGCCGCTGATCACGCCGGGCGCCGCGTCGAACGAAATCACCAAGGCGATCCACAACGACTACGAGAAGAACAAGTACACCTTCCACGGCTATTTGACTTCTGCAGCCCAGGCTCAGATCGTCTGCGACGCCGCCAAGGAATTGCTGGTCGACAAGCTCAAGTTCAAGACGGTCGCGATCATGAGCGAGGACGCCGCCTGGACCAAGCCGCTGGACGTCGGCTACGAGGCCTGCCTGCCGAAGGCGGGGCTGAAGGTCGTCGAACACGTGCGCTTCTCCCCCGACACCACCGACTTCACGCCGATCTTCAACAACATCGAGAGCAAGAAGCCGGACGTGATCGTCACCGGCATCTCGCATGTCGGGGTCCAGCCGACCGTGCAGTGGAAGAACCAGCAGGTGCCGATCCCGATGTTCGGCATCAGCGCGCAGGCGCTGAGCCCGACCTTCTGGAAGGATACCAATGGCGCCGCCGACGGCGTTCCCTCCCTGGCGGTGGCGACGCCGGACGTCGCGGTGACCTCGAAGACGAAGCCGTTCGCGGCGGCGTTCAAGGCGAAGTTCGGCAGCCCCCCGGCCTACACCGGCTATACCGCTTATGACGAGGTCTACATGATCACCGACGCGATCAAGCGCGCCGGCTCGACCGATCCCGACAAGATGGTCACCGAACTCGAGAAAACCGATTACGAGGGCACGATCGGCAAGATCCAGTTCTACGGCAAGAACGACGAATTCACCCACGGCATCAAATCCGGACCCGGCACCGTGACCGGCCTCGTCTTCCAGTGGCAGGATTCCAAGCAGGTCGTGGTCTGGCCGGAGAAGATCGCGGAGGGCAAGCTGAAGTTTCCGAACTTCGTGAAGCTGTCGCAATAG
- the uvrA gene encoding excinuclease ABC subunit UvrA, with amino-acid sequence MDDRPGQPDSLRQDDGFVRVRGAREHNLRNVDVKIPRNALVVFTGVSGSGKSSLAFGTIYAEAQRRYLESVSPYARRLFHQMQIPEVDDIEGLPPAVALQQQRGSPTTRSSVGSVTTISNLLRMLYSRAGDYPRGQPMLYAESFSPNTPEGACPTCHGIGRMLDVTEKSMVPDDTKTIRERAVAAWPSAWQGQNLRDILTTLGYDVDKPWRELPKKDRDWILFTDEQPTVPVYAGYDAAEVKRALRRKEEPSYQGTFTGAKRYVMQTYAKSESAMMKRRVAQFMIIRDCPTCHGTRLKPEALKVKFAGLDIAGMSHLPLKQLHELIRPFAKASTDKSEKAVVARRICEDLSARLTVLLDLGLGYLACERSTPTLSPGELQRLRLATQVRSNLFSVVYVLDEPSAGLHPADTEALLRALDRLKGAGNSIFVVEHEIEVIRHADWLVDVGPDAGEGGGLILYSGPPEGLGDIEQSRTAHYLAGPRKKLPAVRREPKGHLKLRGVTRNNLRGLDVDIPLGVIAGITGVSGSGKSSLISQFLVDTVAEHLGHTLATDTDDDSLAPTVETLGGRIVAGLDRINRLVVVDQKPIGRTPRSNLATYTGLFDHVRKLFAATPQAKSRRYDAGRFSFNVAKGRCATCEGEGFVCVELLFLPSVYAPCPTCKGARYNDKTLEVKICGKSIADVLAMRVDEAFAFFEGDASLSRSLSVVREVGLGYIRLGQSATELSGGEAQRIKLATELMRPQRGHTLYVLDEPTTGLHPRDVERLIAQLDRIVDAGNSVVVVEHDMDVVAHSDWIIDLGPGAGAEGGRIVASGTPDQVARAGEKAGGKTAPYLARRLSQ; translated from the coding sequence ATGGACGATCGACCAGGACAGCCCGACAGCCTGAGGCAGGACGACGGCTTCGTGCGGGTGCGCGGGGCGCGCGAGCACAATCTCAGGAACGTCGACGTCAAGATTCCGCGCAATGCCCTCGTCGTGTTCACGGGCGTGTCGGGCTCCGGGAAATCCTCGCTCGCCTTCGGGACGATCTACGCCGAGGCGCAGCGGCGCTATCTGGAATCGGTGTCGCCCTACGCGCGGCGGCTGTTCCACCAGATGCAGATCCCCGAGGTCGACGACATCGAGGGCCTGCCGCCCGCCGTCGCGCTCCAGCAGCAGCGCGGCTCGCCGACGACGCGGTCGTCGGTCGGCAGCGTGACCACCATCTCGAACCTGCTGAGGATGCTCTATTCGCGCGCCGGCGATTACCCGCGCGGACAGCCGATGCTCTATGCGGAGTCGTTCTCGCCGAACACGCCGGAGGGGGCGTGCCCGACCTGCCACGGCATCGGCAGGATGCTCGACGTCACCGAGAAATCGATGGTGCCCGACGACACCAAAACGATCCGCGAGCGGGCCGTCGCGGCCTGGCCGAGCGCCTGGCAGGGACAGAACCTGCGGGACATCCTGACGACGCTCGGCTACGACGTCGACAAGCCCTGGCGGGAGCTGCCCAAGAAGGACCGCGACTGGATCCTGTTCACGGATGAGCAGCCGACCGTACCCGTTTATGCCGGCTATGACGCTGCCGAGGTCAAGCGCGCCCTGCGCCGGAAGGAGGAGCCGAGCTATCAGGGCACCTTCACCGGCGCCAAGCGCTACGTGATGCAGACCTACGCCAAGTCCGAGAGCGCGATGATGAAGCGCCGCGTCGCGCAATTCATGATCATCCGGGACTGCCCGACCTGCCACGGCACAAGGCTCAAGCCCGAGGCGCTCAAGGTGAAGTTCGCCGGGCTCGACATCGCCGGAATGTCGCATCTGCCGCTCAAGCAGCTGCACGAGCTGATCAGGCCGTTTGCAAAGGCGTCGACGGACAAGTCCGAGAAGGCCGTCGTCGCCCGGCGCATCTGCGAGGATCTGTCGGCGCGGCTCACCGTGCTGCTCGACCTTGGCCTCGGCTATCTCGCCTGCGAGCGCAGCACGCCGACGCTGTCGCCGGGCGAATTGCAGCGGCTGCGTCTGGCGACGCAGGTCCGCTCCAACCTGTTCAGCGTGGTGTACGTGCTCGACGAGCCTTCCGCTGGCCTGCATCCCGCCGACACCGAGGCGCTGCTGCGGGCGCTGGACCGGCTGAAAGGCGCCGGCAATTCGATCTTCGTGGTCGAGCACGAGATCGAGGTGATCAGGCATGCCGACTGGCTGGTGGATGTCGGCCCCGATGCCGGCGAGGGTGGCGGGCTCATCCTCTACAGCGGCCCGCCGGAAGGGCTCGGCGACATCGAGCAATCGCGCACCGCGCATTACCTCGCAGGTCCGCGCAAGAAACTGCCGGCGGTCCGCCGCGAGCCGAAGGGACATCTGAAGCTCCGGGGCGTGACCCGCAACAATCTGCGCGGCCTCGACGTCGACATTCCACTCGGTGTCATCGCCGGCATCACCGGCGTGTCGGGGTCCGGCAAGTCGAGCCTGATCAGCCAATTCCTCGTCGATACCGTGGCCGAACATCTCGGCCATACGCTCGCCACCGATACGGACGACGACAGCCTCGCCCCGACGGTCGAGACGCTCGGCGGCAGAATCGTTGCCGGACTCGACCGGATCAATCGTCTCGTCGTCGTCGATCAGAAGCCGATCGGCCGCACGCCACGATCCAACCTTGCGACCTATACCGGCCTGTTCGATCATGTGCGGAAGCTGTTCGCGGCAACACCGCAGGCAAAGTCCCGCCGTTACGATGCCGGACGCTTCTCGTTCAATGTTGCGAAAGGGCGATGCGCGACCTGCGAGGGAGAAGGCTTCGTCTGCGTCGAGCTGCTGTTCCTGCCGAGCGTCTACGCGCCCTGCCCGACCTGCAAGGGCGCGCGCTACAACGACAAGACGCTCGAGGTGAAGATCTGCGGAAAATCCATCGCCGATGTGCTGGCGATGCGCGTCGACGAGGCCTTCGCGTTCTTCGAGGGCGATGCTTCGCTCAGCCGGTCGCTGTCGGTGGTCCGCGAAGTCGGTCTCGGCTATATCCGCCTCGGCCAGTCCGCGACCGAACTGTCCGGCGGCGAGGCCCAGCGCATCAAGCTGGCGACGGAGCTGATGCGACCGCAACGCGGCCACACGCTCTATGTGCTTGACGAGCCCACCACCGGCCTGCACCCCCGCGACGTCGAGCGGCTGATCGCCCAGCTCGATCGGATCGTCGATGCCGGCAACAGCGTGGTCGTGGTCGAGCACGACATGGACGTCGTCGCGCACAGCGACTGGATCATCGATCTCGGCCCCGGCGCCGGCGCCGAGGGGGGCCGCATCGTCGCATCGGGGACACCGGATCAGGTCGCAAGGGCCGGCGAGAAGGCCGGCGGCAAGACGGCGCCTTATCTGGCGCGGCGCTTGTCGCAGTAA
- a CDS encoding ABC transporter substrate-binding protein, producing the protein MPTSRRQLLKGTAAAAATLSLDWTRAQAQAENLRIGLIYDLTGPFAAGGSVASSVGAQIAIDLVNEKGGIGGKTKIVPVAADSQSKADVAINEAERLISQEKIDIINGVYSSAHAVPMAAKVEQQKKILWITTAVSTAVFKDKNLQYVFRAQIHSDQYGQAFAGFITEHAQGKLGMDAKDVKVALIHEDGPYGVGVAAADEAYAKQAGIQVVLREGYSASAPDLSVLVTKIKRAKADVISHAGYNPDITLFLRQARESGLRFKMLFGAGAGYSQLDKLRATFGPDIDNFCNIDPVPAQLLDPAKLAPGMGELIKTMVSRYQTKTGATDVPPHCSMGFNQTWVLLNNVLPVAREKYGSFEPEAIRKAALDVDIPAGGTIQGYGVKFFPPGTPLSGQNERSTPVVMQNAGEHISVVWPTNIKTRDPVFPLPKGSTYGA; encoded by the coding sequence ATGCCAACTTCACGCAGGCAGCTGCTGAAGGGTACGGCGGCTGCCGCCGCCACACTCAGCCTCGATTGGACCAGGGCCCAGGCGCAGGCCGAGAATTTGCGCATCGGGCTGATCTACGACCTCACCGGCCCCTTCGCCGCCGGCGGCTCGGTCGCCTCCTCGGTCGGCGCGCAGATCGCCATCGACCTCGTCAACGAGAAGGGCGGCATCGGCGGCAAGACCAAGATCGTGCCTGTTGCCGCGGACTCCCAGAGCAAGGCCGACGTCGCGATCAACGAAGCCGAGCGGCTGATCAGCCAGGAAAAGATCGACATCATCAACGGCGTCTATTCCAGCGCGCATGCAGTGCCGATGGCGGCGAAGGTCGAGCAGCAGAAGAAGATCCTCTGGATCACGACCGCGGTCTCGACCGCCGTGTTCAAGGACAAGAACCTGCAATACGTCTTCCGCGCGCAGATCCATTCCGATCAATACGGCCAGGCCTTTGCCGGCTTCATCACCGAGCATGCGCAAGGCAAGCTCGGCATGGACGCGAAGGACGTCAAGGTCGCGCTGATCCACGAAGACGGCCCCTATGGCGTCGGCGTCGCCGCGGCCGACGAGGCCTATGCCAAGCAGGCCGGCATCCAGGTGGTGCTGCGCGAGGGCTATTCGGCGTCCGCGCCCGACCTGTCGGTTCTGGTGACGAAAATCAAGCGCGCCAAGGCCGACGTGATCTCGCACGCCGGCTACAATCCCGACATCACCCTGTTCCTGCGTCAGGCCCGCGAGAGCGGGTTGCGCTTCAAGATGCTGTTCGGGGCCGGCGCCGGCTACAGCCAGCTCGACAAGCTGCGCGCGACGTTCGGTCCCGACATCGACAATTTCTGCAACATCGATCCGGTGCCGGCGCAGTTGCTCGATCCCGCCAAGCTCGCGCCGGGCATGGGCGAGCTGATCAAGACCATGGTCTCGCGCTACCAGACCAAGACCGGCGCCACCGACGTGCCGCCGCATTGCTCGATGGGCTTCAACCAGACCTGGGTGCTGCTCAACAACGTGCTGCCGGTGGCCAGGGAGAAATACGGCAGCTTCGAGCCGGAGGCCATCCGCAAGGCCGCGCTCGACGTCGACATCCCCGCCGGCGGCACCATCCAGGGCTACGGCGTGAAATTCTTTCCGCCGGGCACGCCGCTGTCCGGCCAGAACGAACGCTCGACGCCGGTGGTGATGCAGAACGCGGGCGAGCACATCTCGGTGGTGTGGCCGACCAACATCAAAACGCGGGACCCGGTGTTTCCGCTGCCGAAGGGATCCACATACGGCGCGTAG
- a CDS encoding Gfo/Idh/MocA family protein, with product MANIRVGLVGCGFVSELHMYAFRRVYGVDVEVAAVAARGDQVVEFAGRHDIPRVYRSFSDLIADADIDVIDICTPPNLHAEMIVAAMQAGKHVICEKPFAGYFGRDGDPQPIGRQVPKALMYQRVIEEMDKTCAAIERTGKLFMYAEDWIYAPAVTKTAEIIRATRDKILFMKGEESHSGSHAAHAAQWAMTGGGSLIRMGCHPLSAVLYLKQVEAKARGESIRVASVTGDVGNVTAGLKPEERGYIKANPLDVEDWGTLTVTFSDGTKATVFSGDMIMGGVRNLVETYTSGGSLFANITPNNHLMSYQTSEEKLASVYITEKVDRKTGWQYVCLEEEWTRGYLQEIQDFMECVATGRQPLSGLALAYETIKVNYAGYWAAEEGRRVVL from the coding sequence ATGGCAAACATCAGGGTCGGACTCGTCGGCTGCGGCTTCGTGTCGGAGCTGCATATGTATGCGTTCCGGCGCGTCTATGGCGTGGACGTCGAAGTCGCCGCGGTCGCCGCACGCGGCGACCAAGTCGTTGAATTCGCCGGCCGCCACGATATCCCGCGGGTCTATCGCAGCTTTTCTGATCTGATCGCCGATGCCGATATCGACGTCATCGACATCTGCACCCCACCCAATCTTCATGCGGAAATGATCGTCGCTGCGATGCAGGCCGGCAAGCACGTGATCTGCGAAAAGCCGTTCGCCGGCTATTTCGGCCGTGACGGGGATCCGCAGCCGATCGGCAGGCAGGTGCCGAAGGCGCTCATGTATCAGCGCGTGATCGAGGAGATGGACAAGACGTGCGCCGCGATCGAGCGCACCGGAAAACTCTTCATGTATGCCGAGGACTGGATCTACGCGCCCGCGGTGACCAAGACCGCGGAGATCATCAGGGCGACCAGGGACAAGATCCTGTTCATGAAGGGCGAGGAGAGCCATTCCGGCTCGCACGCGGCCCACGCCGCTCAATGGGCGATGACCGGCGGCGGCTCGCTGATCCGCATGGGCTGCCATCCGCTTTCGGCCGTGCTGTATCTGAAGCAGGTGGAGGCGAAGGCGCGCGGCGAGAGCATCCGTGTCGCCAGCGTCACCGGCGATGTCGGCAACGTCACAGCCGGCCTCAAGCCGGAGGAGCGCGGCTACATCAAGGCCAACCCGCTCGACGTCGAGGATTGGGGCACGCTCACCGTCACCTTCTCCGACGGCACCAAGGCCACCGTGTTCTCCGGCGACATGATCATGGGCGGCGTGCGCAATCTGGTCGAAACCTATACGTCCGGCGGCTCGCTGTTCGCCAACATCACGCCGAACAATCATCTGATGAGCTACCAGACCTCCGAGGAGAAGCTCGCCTCCGTCTACATCACCGAAAAGGTCGACCGCAAGACCGGCTGGCAATATGTCTGCCTGGAGGAGGAATGGACGCGCGGCTATTTGCAGGAGATCCAGGACTTCATGGAATGCGTCGCCACGGGCCGGCAGCCGCTGTCTGGTCTCGCGCTCGCTTATGAGACGATCAAGGTGAACTATGCGGGCTACTGGGCGGCGGAAGAGGGACGCAGGGTGGTGTTGTAG
- a CDS encoding septal ring lytic transglycosylase RlpA family protein — MRAQTTLFFSMACFSFSAFSVAHAESGLASYYGYGKAGKGELTCAHRTRPFGSVLKVSYSGRTIQCRVNDRGPFIRGRIVDLSVPAARALGMMSAGVVRVSVE, encoded by the coding sequence GTGCGAGCGCAAACGACGCTATTCTTTTCAATGGCCTGTTTTTCTTTTTCTGCCTTTTCCGTCGCCCATGCCGAAAGCGGGCTGGCTTCCTATTACGGCTACGGAAAGGCCGGCAAGGGCGAGCTGACCTGTGCGCACCGGACCCGCCCGTTCGGCAGCGTGCTCAAGGTGTCCTATAGCGGCCGCACGATCCAGTGCCGCGTCAACGATCGCGGGCCCTTCATCCGTGGCCGTATCGTCGATCTCTCGGTGCCGGCCGCCCGCGCGCTCGGCATGATGAGCGCCGGCGTGGTGCGAGTCTCCGTGGAATAG
- the glgC gene encoding glucose-1-phosphate adenylyltransferase, translating to MSAARPEPLARQALAFVLAGGRGSRLLELTDRRAKPAVYFGGKSRIIDFALSNAVNSGIRRIAVATQYKAHSLIRHLQMGWNFFRPERNESFDILPASQRVSENMWYVGTADAVYQNIDIIESHACRFIVVLAGDHIYKMDYEVMLRQHVESGADVTVGCLEMPRAESSGFGIMHIDENGWIKEFLEKPKDPPPMPGKPDVSLASMGIYVFDAKFLFEELKRDAEDPNSNHDFGKDIIPYLVKNGRAIAHQFSTSCVRSSRNNTAYWRDVGTVDAYWSANIDLTDVVPELDLFDRAWPIWSYSEITPPAKFVHDEESRRGQAVSSLVSGGCIISGASLRRSLLFTGVRINSYANVENAVIMPYVNVGRGARLKNVVIDRGVEIPEGLVVGEDPALDAKRFRTSEQGISLITQPMIDGLNK from the coding sequence ATGAGTGCCGCGAGACCCGAGCCGCTTGCCCGTCAGGCGCTGGCCTTCGTCCTGGCCGGCGGACGTGGCAGCCGGCTCCTGGAGCTGACCGACCGTCGCGCCAAGCCGGCCGTCTATTTCGGCGGCAAGTCCCGCATCATCGATTTCGCGTTGTCCAATGCGGTGAACTCCGGCATCCGCCGTATCGCGGTCGCGACACAGTACAAGGCGCACAGCCTGATCCGGCATCTTCAGATGGGCTGGAACTTTTTCCGCCCGGAGCGCAACGAGAGTTTCGACATCCTCCCTGCGAGCCAGCGCGTCTCAGAGAACATGTGGTATGTCGGCACGGCGGATGCGGTTTACCAGAACATCGACATCATCGAATCCCACGCCTGCCGCTTCATCGTCGTGCTGGCCGGCGACCATATCTACAAAATGGATTACGAGGTGATGCTGCGCCAGCACGTCGAGAGCGGCGCCGACGTCACCGTCGGTTGCCTGGAGATGCCGCGGGCGGAATCCTCGGGCTTCGGCATCATGCATATCGACGAAAACGGCTGGATCAAGGAGTTCCTGGAGAAGCCGAAGGATCCGCCGCCGATGCCGGGCAAGCCGGACGTCTCGCTCGCCAGCATGGGCATCTACGTCTTCGACGCGAAGTTTCTGTTCGAAGAGCTCAAGCGCGACGCCGAGGACCCGAACTCGAACCACGATTTCGGCAAGGACATCATTCCCTACCTCGTCAAGAACGGCCGCGCCATCGCCCACCAGTTCTCGACCTCCTGCGTCCGCTCCAGCCGCAACAACACCGCCTATTGGCGTGACGTCGGCACCGTCGACGCCTACTGGTCCGCCAACATCGACCTCACCGACGTGGTGCCGGAACTCGATCTGTTCGACCGCGCCTGGCCGATCTGGTCCTATTCGGAAATCACACCGCCAGCCAAATTCGTCCATGACGAGGAAAGCCGGCGCGGCCAGGCGGTGAGCTCGCTGGTCTCGGGTGGCTGCATCATCTCCGGCGCATCGCTGCGCCGTTCGTTGCTATTCACCGGCGTGCGCATCAACTCCTATGCCAATGTCGAGAACGCCGTGATCATGCCATATGTGAATGTCGGACGCGGCGCGCGATTGAAGAACGTCGTGATCGATCGCGGTGTCGAGATTCCGGAAGGGCTCGTCGTCGGCGAGGATCCCGCGTTGGACGCCAAGCGTTTCCGCACCAGCGAGCAGGGAATCTCGCTGATCACCCAGCCGATGATCGACGGGCTCAATAAATGA
- the glgA gene encoding glycogen synthase GlgA: MTPVRVLAVASEVYPIIKTGGLADVAGALPIALKAHGVEMRTLMPGYPDVMRLVSDAEEIRSWPDYFGGPGRLLAGSRDGLDLFVLDVPHLYARPGNPYVTTEGVDWPDNGVRFAALSRIAADIGHGLVPAFVPEIVHAHDWQAGLAPAYLHYDNRPRPGTVMTIHNMAYQGKFAPELIGAIGLPWHALNVNEIEYFGGISFLKAGLQFADRITTVSPTYAQEIQSDEGGMGFGGLLRARANVLSGILNGIDISVWNPQGDPHIAYRYGAEDLTFRAANKAVLQQQFNLDSSDEAPLLGVISRLSWQKGLDLLLEAIPTILEQGMQLALLGSGDRDLQDGYQAAARANPGRIGVVIGYDEILAHLLQAGSDALIVPSRFEPCGLTQLCALRYGAVPIVSRVGGLEDTIVDIGEAGRDATGFKFAPVTAGALAWTLRKANTAFHNKAAWRRLQLSGLATDVSWRNRAGDYAALYRSLMAERA; encoded by the coding sequence ATGACGCCTGTTCGCGTCCTCGCGGTCGCCTCCGAAGTCTATCCCATCATCAAGACCGGCGGCCTCGCGGACGTCGCTGGCGCGCTGCCGATCGCACTGAAGGCGCATGGCGTCGAGATGCGCACGTTGATGCCAGGCTATCCCGATGTGATGCGGCTGGTATCGGACGCAGAGGAGATCCGGAGCTGGCCGGATTATTTCGGCGGGCCGGGCCGGTTGCTCGCAGGCTCCCGTGACGGGCTCGACCTGTTCGTGCTCGACGTGCCGCATCTCTACGCGCGGCCGGGCAACCCTTACGTCACCACAGAAGGTGTTGACTGGCCGGACAATGGCGTGCGTTTCGCGGCGCTGTCGCGCATCGCCGCCGATATCGGCCACGGTCTCGTCCCCGCCTTCGTGCCCGAGATCGTGCATGCCCATGACTGGCAGGCCGGGCTCGCGCCGGCCTATCTGCACTATGACAATCGCCCGCGCCCCGGCACCGTGATGACCATCCACAACATGGCCTATCAGGGCAAGTTCGCTCCCGAGTTGATCGGTGCAATCGGCCTGCCCTGGCATGCGTTGAACGTCAACGAGATCGAATATTTCGGCGGCATCAGCTTCCTGAAGGCCGGCCTGCAATTCGCCGATCGCATCACCACGGTGTCGCCGACCTACGCGCAGGAAATCCAGAGCGACGAAGGCGGCATGGGGTTCGGCGGCCTGTTGCGCGCTCGCGCCAACGTGCTGAGCGGCATCCTCAACGGCATCGACATCTCGGTGTGGAATCCGCAAGGAGATCCGCACATCGCCTACCGCTACGGCGCCGAAGACCTCACCTTCCGGGCCGCGAACAAGGCGGTGCTGCAACAGCAGTTCAATCTCGATTCCTCCGACGAGGCGCCGCTGCTCGGTGTCATCAGCCGGCTGTCCTGGCAGAAGGGGCTCGATCTGCTGCTGGAGGCCATCCCGACGATCCTCGAGCAAGGCATGCAGCTTGCCTTGCTCGGCAGCGGCGACCGCGATCTCCAGGACGGCTATCAAGCCGCAGCCCGCGCCAATCCCGGCCGCATCGGTGTCGTGATCGGCTATGACGAGATTCTCGCCCATCTGCTCCAGGCCGGCTCCGACGCGCTGATCGTGCCATCGCGGTTCGAGCCGTGCGGCCTGACCCAGCTCTGCGCGCTGCGCTATGGCGCCGTGCCGATCGTCTCGCGCGTCGGTGGGCTGGAAGACACCATCGTCGACATCGGCGAAGCCGGGCGCGATGCCACCGGCTTCAAGTTCGCACCCGTGACCGCCGGTGCCCTCGCATGGACGCTGCGCAAGGCCAACACGGCCTTCCATAACAAAGCGGCCTGGCGACGGCTGCAACTGAGCGGCCTCGCCACCGACGTCTCCTGGCGCAACCGCGCCGGCGATTATGCCGCGCTGTATCGCAGCCTGATGGCGGAGCGGGCCTGA